In Pelotomaculum isophthalicicum JI, the sequence CTGGAAAGTTTCATAATCAGTAATGCAGTTTTTCTTTTGTTCCATGATTGTCTTCACAAATTCACGGACTCTTTCAATTTGAGGAAGCTTTCCTTCCTTCGGTTTCAGGAAGTATTCAGCTTCTCGGATCATTCTTTCCGTTTCGCTGCAAACACCGGATATCCTCGCCAGTTCGGCGGTTGTACGGTCTATCCTGTCAAACATCTGTGCGACAATTTCTTTAATTTCGCCATCGTCTGGTGGTATCAACAGGCGGCGTATGATTTCTATTGGGGCTAGATCGTTTTGCAGGAAGCGGTCGATTACTTCTGCAAAATGCATTACCTGGGTTCCCTGGATAAATGCGCCTCCCTCAGTGGCGTTGATACAGGTTCCTTTATATTCAGCAATATCTTCCTCATAGCCTTTTAAAAAACCATAAAATGTCGTATTAGTCTTAATTGGCATCCCATCATTTCCTGGTACTTCCAGGACATCACTATGATATGCTTTCTGGTTTTCTCCTAATGCATGGCCCCGAGCGTGGGTTTCTCCATCCCTACTTAAAGCCAGGTCTTGCCCCAAAAGAATGATCGGGTTGCAACCAAGTGCGGCGGCTATTTTAAAAGCCATGTTTCCTGAGGATGCTTTAATATTCAACATGCCGCGGTCTACGCCGAGCCACTTAAAATGGTCAAAGCTACGGTAAACGATGATCTTCGGGCCGGTATAGATATCGTAGACTTCTTTGCGAATTACCGGGCAGGCTGCCAGGTAAACTTCTTCCAATTCCCCCGTCGGAATATCCTTGAAAAAACGTTGCACATCTATAACCCGCTCCAGTGCGGTGACCATGTGCGGCTTTACCCCCATATCCAGGAGGATTTTCAGAGAAGCGTCAACGGAGATGATTAAGGCGCGATTCTCCAGACCTTTTAAAAGGTGTTTGTTCTTGTTTAAAGAAGGCCCGGTTGCTACCACGATGGCTGGCTTGTCCTTAAATGCGCCGAATAACCGGTTTATACCAGGGTTTCGAATGATGACTGAAAGATTGGCTAGCATGTTTTCTATGCCGATCAAGGAATCTTCCGGGGAATTACCGAATCCTAGAACTGTTTGCGAAGAGACTTCCCGGATGGTCTTTAATACGGTAATATAATAAAGTTTATTTAAATGGAGTGATGAAGGGTGGTAAACTGATTTTAAAGCCCGAAGGTAAATAAAACCACCTTTTGCCAAGTTCTTTTTAAGAGGAATAAACAGATCATTCTCGCTAGCGCCGATCAAAAGAAATACCCTTGGATTAGCTATAATTGAAGCCAAGTCTGTATAACAGCAGGCAAGTTTAAATATTTCAAGGTCTTTTTCAATTATAATTATTTCTTTGGTGTTAACACTATCAGCAATATCTGTAGAAAAATAAAGTACTTCATAGCCCAACCCAATTCCAAGGCACACGGCTAGTTTAGCGTTTTTCAATTTTAGGGTCTTTAGCTGTAGTTTAGCATCTTTCAGGGGGTCAGTATTATCGTAATAAAGTAAGTCCTTTTCCGTGCAGTAGAGGTTTGGCGTGCCGTCCGGCCTCAGGGAGGGCACTACCCGGTAACGGGGTGTGAAAGCACATTGCTCCACCCTTCGGGCCAGTTCGGGGTAGTGTTCTTTGAGCGCCCGCATGTTGTCTCGATAAAAATGAGTCGTTGTATGGAAGCTGTCGCTGAAAAGGATAATTTTTTGTTTATCTAAGACGGCTGGAGCACCCCGACCTGGCTGGAAGGGGACGCCGGATTTTTTCTTAGTTTTCTTTTTGGCCATGTCCGACCACCTTTCAGGGTGAACTGTTGTATTACTTCGTCAATAACAGTATGGAATCGGTATACCTTTCATTCTTCTCGATCAGAATATCCTCAATTGTACCGATTTTTTTCGGAAATATATGTTCTTCATTAATGGAAAATAGTAAAAAATTGTAAGGTAAAAAATGAAGCACGTTGACCAATTTAAATTCTTCGAAATATTGAAGGATTTCTTCTTTTCGGAAGGTGCGCATTACACCGGACATTTTAATATCGTCGTGTGAGGAGATTTCGTTTGTAAATGAAACAAATGCAATACCGCCGGGCTTCAGGATCCTGTTAATTTCACCAGCAAGTGTTCTGATTACCCCGTCGACCGGGATGTTAGAAAGGTAATTGAAACAAATAATTACGTCAAAAGTGTCCTCTTCAAAACAGAGCCTATCAAGATCAATTTTGACGAACTCCAGGTGGTTGCTAAACATGTCCTTTGTTCTTTCCAGTGCCTTCGCACTTACATCGGCTAGCGTAATATTCTGGGACTCGGACCCAAGTTTCATAAAAAATGAAGCTAGTTCATGGCTTAATCCAACGATTAGGACTGATTTACTTGATAGTGAGCCAATATTAAATTCAGTCATAACCGTAAACAAAATTCTCTCAACGAATCTCTCTCTGAGGAACCTGTTTTTGTAATAAGTAATGTCATGTTTCTCCTGGTTAAAAAAACCAGTATTTTTGTAATAGTTTAGAAAAATGTTTTCTAGTTTTTTGTTTAACTCTTGTTTTTCATTGAGATTCATGTTAAATTTAACCCTTTCATGATTTTTATTTTTATTTTCTTGTTTTTTAACTGAACGGTAAAGTCGACTTACATTGATACATATACAAAGCTAAACATCATGTGTAGTTGTATATACAATAATAAATTTGATTAATTTTTAAAAATAATTTACTAAAAATATTTATTGTAGTTTTTTGAAAATCATTCAAATCTCAATTCTATACTATAATAATTATATCGTAATTTTATAAATAAAATAAAGAGAGTAGTAAATTATATTTTTTATAAGGATTTCATTATAATAAGTCATAATAATTTAATATAAATTTTGAGAAAGAATCGTTGAAATAAAAAGCTAGTTGCAAAACTCCAAGCCTTTGATTGATCTGACCCTTAAGGCATCAAAAAATTTTACAGAAAAAATGTAGAATAACTATAGTAGTAAAATAATTAAGTCATATTCCTTATTATGGAAAGTTAATTATTTACCACCAATGACATTAACCAGTCTTGTTTTGACAGTGGAAGAGATATATTTGGTTGGTTGTATGTTTATATCCTCTGATCATAATGATGTATATTTCGACATCTTATTCCATTTATCCTGCTATCAGTTAATATTTAGGCAGATGCTAGATCAATGCTTTTTCCTTAAGGTTTATGAATATTTAAATAAAAACGATAGAAATTGTAATTTTTTGTAAAATTGGACTGTTATTCGATTGAAACAGCTTTAGGTGTAAAGGCTGTAAAGGTTCCCAAATATTAGCAAATCTCAGGGCTTTAATATGTTTAATGTTTGCCTTTATTCCATCAAATAAGATTTTTTTGTTTAATGCTATGCAATATAACTCCATCGATTTAGCTTCATGTAAAAATTATTTGATCTAATTATCTTGTAAAATATTAAAGATATATAGGATTTTCGTCGACAATTATTAAAAGAATGACATTCCGGTGGTAAGGGTTTGGTAATGATTAACAATATTCAATAACTCTGATGTGCCTAACCAGCATCTTATAACTCCCGTAAAAAAGCAGGAAATTGCTAGTAATTGTAGAATAATGTTATTAATCAAATAATTGCATGAAGCCTTGTAAATTGTATTATTTACTTTTTATTTTTGGGGAGGAAAAGTATGTCGGATTCACTATTTGCTAAAATAACAGAATCTAATAAAAACTACAAGGTTATGGTTATTGCCGAGATCGGTTCTAACCATGACGGTAGTCTCGAACGAGCAAAGAAATTAATGAAGTGCGCCGCCGATTGCGGTGTTGATGCCGTTAAGTTTCAATCATTTACTGCGGAAGGATTGCTCAATCCTATACAAATTAAAGGCGGTCAACGTTTTGAAAATTCTAGTTATAAAATATTGCAACAATTAGCCACACCAACCAGCTGGTACCCGGAATTGATTGACTATGCTGGAAGGCTTGGCTTGATTTTACTTTCCACTCCCTTTGATAATGAGCAGGCGAAACTGCTTGATACGTTTAATGTGCCAGTTTTTAAAGTCGCTTCCAGTGATATTACAAATTATCCATTTTTATCATACCTTGCTAGATTTAGTAAAACTATATTACTTTCAACAGGTCTAGCTTATATGTCAGAGGTGGCACGTGCTGTAGAGGTTATTAAAAATGCAGGTAATAATAATCTGGTTTTGTTGCACTGTGTATCTTTATATCCCCCTGATTTCAGTGAAGTTAACTTGAAAGCCATGATTACGTTACAGCAGGTCTATCAACTGCCAGTTGGCCTTTCTGACCATACACCAGGGGATGCAGTTCCTTTGGCTGCAGTGGCAATGGGCGCTTGTGTGGTGGAAAAACACTTTACAGACGATAGGAACAGACAAGGACCAGACCATGCTTTTGCAATGGAAATAAATGATTTTGCAAGCATGGTCGTAAAAATCAGGCAACTTGAGCGGGCCATGGGAGACGGCATAAAAAGACCTTGCGAAGCCGAGAAAGGAGAGAGGTATTCTGCTTTTCGCAGCATGCATGCCAGGATAAAAATTAACAAAGGACAAAAAATTAAAGAAGATATGGTTAAAATCGTGCGACCGGTAGATGGAATTGAGGCGGAATTTGCTAGTATGGTTTATGGCAAGAATGCCAAGGAAGACATAGAGCAAAATGAGCCAATTACATGGGACAAGCTTATCTAGTTTATACAAATATATAGATAGTAAAGGTGTGTATACATGGAAAATACATTTAAGGATGTAAGACTCAAGCCCAAGGTAGTTGCTGTAATTTTAGCCCGCTTAACATCCACTAGACTTCCACGAAAAGGCTTGAAGGATATTTGTGGCCGTCCATTATTAGGTCATATAGTTGAAAGGCTGAAAAGGGTAAAAAGTATCGACCAGATAGTCATGGCGACAACTAGTCGAAGCGAGGATATACCTTTAAAGGATTTTTCTGAAAAGGAAGGAATAGGTTTTTTTGCTTATGAAGGTGACCCTGAAGATGTTGTGGACAGGACGAGAGCCGCGGCCGAATTATTCGGGGCAGATATTTTGGTTCAAATTAGTGGAGACTGTCCTTTAGTTCATCCACCGATAACAGAAAAATTGATTTTAGCCTTACTGGAAAGTGGGGCGTCACGTGCTGTTATTTCCCGATTAAATGGGAAAGAAGCAATTCATGAAGGGATTGCGGTCTTTTCCATGGAAGGGTGGGTAAAGGTTGATAAAAATTCTACCAAACCCCACCAAAGAGAAAACCTGGTGGCATGTTTAATGGAGTATCCTGAACTTCTTGAAAAAGTAGAAGTAATGGATGATCCTGTTTTTTATACATATAAGCATCGTATTTCTGTAGACACCCAAGCGGATCTAGAATTTATGCGAGAAATTTACCGTAGATTATATAAAAATGGAGAAGTTGTAGATTTGGCGAAAGTTATTGGACTTTTGAAGAAGGAGCCTAGAATAGCAGAAATAAATTCTTTGGTGCACCAAAAAGGCCTGCTTGATAAGAGTAAACGAGTTCTTTTTCGGGTTGATGCTGGTAATGAGATTGGCATGGGACATATTGTAAGGTGTTTAGCTCTTGCATCTTGTTTAACCGAAGAACATTTTTGTGGTATTGCCTTTATTATTAAAGGAAACCATTGTGAAGCAGAAGAGCTAATTATTGAAAAGGGATTTAAGATGAAAACAATACCAGCAGACGTATCACTAGAAGATGAATTAATGTCAATCATTGAATTTACTAAGGAATATCAAGCAAATGCTATAATTCTTGACTTGAAAGAAAAATTAAATAAAGAATATGTTGTTAAGCTAAAAGAATCAAAGGTTCCTGTAATTTCCATTGATAATTACGGTGAAGGATCCTTTGTTGCAGATGTGGTGATAATACCTGGTATGCATTGGCAACCGGAAGAAGGGAAATATTATCCCGGGGTAGTTTACCATGGATGGGAATATGTAATGCTCAGAAAAGAATTTAATTACGCTTATCCTACACCAGAAAATAAAATACCTAATGTTTTAATTGCCATGGGTGGTGGGGATTCGCAAAATTTGAC encodes:
- a CDS encoding cytidylyltransferase domain-containing protein, yielding MENTFKDVRLKPKVVAVILARLTSTRLPRKGLKDICGRPLLGHIVERLKRVKSIDQIVMATTSRSEDIPLKDFSEKEGIGFFAYEGDPEDVVDRTRAAAELFGADILVQISGDCPLVHPPITEKLILALLESGASRAVISRLNGKEAIHEGIAVFSMEGWVKVDKNSTKPHQRENLVACLMEYPELLEKVEVMDDPVFYTYKHRISVDTQADLEFMREIYRRLYKNGEVVDLAKVIGLLKKEPRIAEINSLVHQKGLLDKSKRVLFRVDAGNEIGMGHIVRCLALASCLTEEHFCGIAFIIKGNHCEAEELIIEKGFKMKTIPADVSLEDELMSIIEFTKEYQANAIILDLKEKLNKEYVVKLKESKVPVISIDNYGEGSFVADVVIIPGMHWQPEEGKYYPGVVYHGWEYVMLRKEFNYAYPTPENKIPNVLIAMGGGDSQNLTAMSLISLLPLLPEIRINIIVGRFYSFVEELKTLINNNPQVILHVNIKNPAPIMASADIALTSFGVTMYELASLGVPVITLNPTLEHDLLAEKMKKYGFLVNLGFFKAVDKKDVFEMVSRLINDRSVLPKMAQKGRDLLSGNGIRRIAGILMKKIN
- a CDS encoding class I SAM-dependent methyltransferase — encoded protein: MNLNEKQELNKKLENIFLNYYKNTGFFNQEKHDITYYKNRFLRERFVERILFTVMTEFNIGSLSSKSVLIVGLSHELASFFMKLGSESQNITLADVSAKALERTKDMFSNHLEFVKIDLDRLCFEEDTFDVIICFNYLSNIPVDGVIRTLAGEINRILKPGGIAFVSFTNEISSHDDIKMSGVMRTFRKEEILQYFEEFKLVNVLHFLPYNFLLFSINEEHIFPKKIGTIEDILIEKNERYTDSILLLTK
- a CDS encoding motility associated factor glycosyltransferase family protein, with the protein product MAKKKTKKKSGVPFQPGRGAPAVLDKQKIILFSDSFHTTTHFYRDNMRALKEHYPELARRVEQCAFTPRYRVVPSLRPDGTPNLYCTEKDLLYYDNTDPLKDAKLQLKTLKLKNAKLAVCLGIGLGYEVLYFSTDIADSVNTKEIIIIEKDLEIFKLACCYTDLASIIANPRVFLLIGASENDLFIPLKKNLAKGGFIYLRALKSVYHPSSLHLNKLYYITVLKTIREVSSQTVLGFGNSPEDSLIGIENMLANLSVIIRNPGINRLFGAFKDKPAIVVATGPSLNKNKHLLKGLENRALIISVDASLKILLDMGVKPHMVTALERVIDVQRFFKDIPTGELEEVYLAACPVIRKEVYDIYTGPKIIVYRSFDHFKWLGVDRGMLNIKASSGNMAFKIAAALGCNPIILLGQDLALSRDGETHARGHALGENQKAYHSDVLEVPGNDGMPIKTNTTFYGFLKGYEEDIAEYKGTCINATEGGAFIQGTQVMHFAEVIDRFLQNDLAPIEIIRRLLIPPDDGEIKEIVAQMFDRIDRTTAELARISGVCSETERMIREAEYFLKPKEGKLPQIERVREFVKTIMEQKKNCITDYETFQLFFMHVIQSFTLKFEMEIQALGDLYEDEAVELAENILRQTELFSTIGRLANTCHATLLKYRNILSFEFPGVENVT
- a CDS encoding N-acetylneuraminate synthase family protein, which translates into the protein MSDSLFAKITESNKNYKVMVIAEIGSNHDGSLERAKKLMKCAADCGVDAVKFQSFTAEGLLNPIQIKGGQRFENSSYKILQQLATPTSWYPELIDYAGRLGLILLSTPFDNEQAKLLDTFNVPVFKVASSDITNYPFLSYLARFSKTILLSTGLAYMSEVARAVEVIKNAGNNNLVLLHCVSLYPPDFSEVNLKAMITLQQVYQLPVGLSDHTPGDAVPLAAVAMGACVVEKHFTDDRNRQGPDHAFAMEINDFASMVVKIRQLERAMGDGIKRPCEAEKGERYSAFRSMHARIKINKGQKIKEDMVKIVRPVDGIEAEFASMVYGKNAKEDIEQNEPITWDKLI